A region from the Desulfobaccales bacterium genome encodes:
- a CDS encoding PEP/pyruvate-binding domain-containing protein: protein MKRVWQRLVKKDQAAPVQTRLAEKYANFQRLLSANNAVLALMTDMEEKLSGDFLFDLQYIRASVSQLAEVTATLVDALNNLGDHRYDGLVDAFRRIITEVEDVLNQRREIPKAPLTISFDHLDVEMAEMVGGKNANLGEVKNRVHLPVPPGFAISTYAYKLFLDFNHLTTLIPDLLGFWRVDDMDSLSSVSDDLKSMVNQAEVPPELEEAIHAAYEELCLRQEQRPLVALRSSAVGEDLSLTFAGQYATYLNVAQSDLVNRYKDIVASLFTPRALFYYKNKGFREEEMAMSVAVLPMINAKASGVLFTRQPEAADQDAVLINAVWGLGKYAVGGVIEPDHYLVAYHPPGKILEQRLPPKKVMLVNLPGGGVQEAPVPPEMINAPCLNQNHLKQLVQWAATLEAHYQRPQDVEWALDMEDRLWLLQSRQLQIPVKRASEGKARTLRQYPVLLDQGSVACRGVGAGPVVLVRRDDDLRNFPPGGVLVARHTSPKYVTVMPQAAAIITDVGSPTGHMALLAREFQVPAILNTGIATQVLQPGQEVTVDANYNNVYAGVISELLEPRQPKLDDLADSPVFRTLKEVLQKVIPLNLINPQSKTFAPESCRTIHDIVRFAHEFSMREMFKLTENEVEGGKEVVDLDSSLPFKLCILDLGGGLKKGWKRKVRPEQITSIPFKAFWQGLTAMRWPQGKPAGTQSLSSVFVKSEEEVAQGADPYRDQSYVVLSENYMNFSIRQGYHFSLVEAYVSDQINDNYITFTFRGGGSTPERRERRARLIEAIIDRMDLSYQRRGDTIEARLAKYPLKQMTQKLVLFGKLTLYTKQLDMVLFSEGIVDWYIKDFIREHIEVKG, encoded by the coding sequence GAAGCTGTCCGGCGATTTCCTCTTCGACCTCCAGTATATCCGGGCCAGCGTCAGTCAACTTGCCGAGGTTACCGCCACCCTGGTCGATGCCCTCAACAACCTGGGGGATCACCGCTACGATGGTTTGGTTGATGCCTTCAGGCGGATCATCACTGAGGTGGAAGACGTTCTGAACCAGCGCCGGGAAATCCCAAAAGCCCCCTTGACCATATCTTTTGATCACCTGGACGTAGAAATGGCGGAAATGGTGGGAGGCAAGAACGCCAACCTGGGAGAGGTGAAGAACCGGGTCCATCTCCCGGTGCCGCCCGGTTTCGCCATCTCCACGTATGCCTATAAGCTGTTCTTGGATTTTAATCACCTGACGACGCTAATTCCAGACCTCCTGGGCTTTTGGCGGGTCGATGACATGGACAGTCTGTCCAGCGTCAGCGACGACCTGAAGAGCATGGTCAACCAGGCCGAGGTGCCGCCGGAACTTGAGGAGGCCATCCATGCAGCCTATGAAGAGCTATGCCTCCGGCAGGAGCAACGCCCTTTAGTCGCCCTGCGCTCCAGCGCCGTGGGAGAAGACCTCTCCCTCACCTTTGCCGGACAATACGCCACTTATCTCAATGTGGCCCAAAGCGACCTGGTAAACCGCTATAAAGACATTGTGGCCAGCCTGTTTACCCCCCGGGCCCTGTTTTATTATAAAAACAAGGGCTTCAGGGAGGAGGAGATGGCTATGAGCGTGGCCGTGCTGCCCATGATTAACGCCAAAGCCAGCGGGGTCCTCTTCACCCGGCAACCGGAAGCGGCGGACCAGGATGCAGTGCTGATTAACGCGGTGTGGGGCCTGGGAAAATATGCCGTGGGCGGGGTAATCGAGCCTGATCATTACCTGGTGGCGTATCATCCTCCCGGCAAAATTCTGGAACAGCGCCTCCCACCCAAAAAGGTGATGCTGGTCAACTTGCCCGGGGGTGGAGTGCAAGAGGCGCCGGTGCCCCCGGAGATGATCAACGCTCCATGCCTGAATCAGAACCATTTAAAACAGTTGGTGCAGTGGGCGGCCACCCTGGAGGCCCATTATCAGCGGCCCCAGGATGTGGAATGGGCCCTGGACATGGAGGACCGGCTCTGGCTTTTGCAAAGCCGTCAACTGCAAATACCCGTCAAGAGAGCTTCTGAGGGCAAGGCCAGGACTCTGAGACAATATCCCGTGCTGCTGGATCAAGGGAGCGTCGCCTGCCGCGGGGTAGGCGCCGGGCCCGTGGTGCTGGTGCGGCGGGACGATGACCTCAGAAACTTTCCACCGGGGGGAGTCCTGGTGGCCCGGCATACTTCCCCCAAGTATGTGACGGTTATGCCCCAGGCCGCGGCCATCATTACCGACGTGGGCAGCCCCACCGGGCATATGGCGCTCCTGGCCCGGGAATTTCAGGTTCCCGCCATCCTCAACACAGGCATCGCCACTCAGGTTTTGCAGCCCGGCCAGGAAGTGACCGTGGACGCCAATTATAATAACGTCTATGCCGGCGTCATTAGCGAACTGCTGGAACCCCGCCAGCCCAAGCTGGATGACCTGGCCGACAGCCCGGTTTTCCGCACCTTAAAGGAGGTGTTGCAGAAGGTTATTCCTCTTAACCTGATTAATCCCCAGAGCAAAACTTTTGCGCCGGAAAGCTGCCGCACCATTCATGACATCGTGCGCTTCGCCCATGAATTTTCTATGCGGGAAATGTTCAAACTGACAGAAAATGAAGTTGAGGGCGGCAAGGAAGTCGTGGACCTGGATTCGAGCCTGCCTTTTAAGCTGTGCATCCTGGACCTCGGCGGCGGTTTAAAGAAAGGCTGGAAGCGCAAAGTCCGCCCGGAGCAGATTACTTCCATTCCGTTCAAGGCCTTCTGGCAGGGACTCACCGCCATGCGCTGGCCCCAAGGCAAACCCGCCGGAACCCAAAGCTTGAGTTCGGTATTTGTGAAAAGCGAAGAAGAGGTGGCCCAGGGCGCCGACCCTTACCGGGACCAAAGTTATGTGGTGCTCTCGGAGAATTATATGAATTTCAGCATTCGCCAGGGCTACCATTTTTCCCTGGTGGAGGCCTACGTCAGCGATCAGATAAACGATAATTACATCACCTTCACTTTTCGCGGCGGCGGTTCCACCCCGGAACGGCGAGAGCGGCGGGCCAGGTTGATCGAAGCCATTATCGACCGGATGGACCTCAGCTACCAGCGCAGAGGCGATACCATCGAAGCCAGATTGGCAAAATATCCCTTGAAACAAATGACCCAGAAGTTGGTTTTATTCGGGAAGCTTACCCTCTACACGAAGCAATTGGATATGGTATTGTTTTCTGAGGGGATTGTGGATTGGTATATAAAAGATTTCATCCGTGAGCATATCGAGGTAAAAGGATAG